From Watersipora subatra chromosome 8, tzWatSuba1.1, whole genome shotgun sequence, a single genomic window includes:
- the LOC137402856 gene encoding complement factor H-like → MPVSSRTETPLEIHERLNWVKEVERAELPESARVLCVTETEYVCSPAPKQPSLEKQQIKLAKLRTEKEPKKEVIHTEHYVSSSTWEQVEESSSVPLAYVELLLACAGIRCGNPPQIQNGVRRVYGHYLNDRTKYRCHTGYLMVGDEFIYCETNGHWTVSPECDVITCEMPPTPDNAGLVSMTGTQFGQTVTYQCLPGYTTDDPTYITCQLNGEWSRAPNCTLSSIVEEIDCDVAPQVENGNVLLATGTEAKYTCISGYKMTGESVIECQSNQEWSTLPQCHKVNCGPPPVVDNSKRQVSGQSYNDTVRYECDVGYEMTGDDTVLCQETGYWTVHPDCEEVACGVPPTLDNAGLVFMTGTQYGQTATYQCLPGYTTDDPTYIICQSNGEWSRLLNCTQSLLKVKGFIF, encoded by the exons ATGCCTGTAAGTTCACGAACCGAGACACCCTTAGAAATTCACGAACGCCTCAACTGGGTGAAAGAGGTGGAGCGAGCCGAGTTGCCCGAGTCGGCTCGAGTCTTATGCGTAACAGAGACTGAGTACGTTTGTTCACCAGCCCCCAAGCAGCCATCTCTAGAGAAGCAGCAGATTAAGTTGGCCAAACTACGGACTGAGAAGGAGCCAAAGAAAGAGGTTATTCATACTGAGCATTACGTCAGCAGTAGCACGTGGGAGCAGGTAGAGGAGAGCAGCTCGGTACCTTTGGCTTATGTGGAGTTACTACTAGCCTGCGCAG GAATACGGTGTGGAAATCCACCACAGATTCAGAATGGAGTCAGGCGTGTCTATGGTCACTACCTTAATGATAGAACGAAGTACCGTTGTCATACAGGTTACCTGATGGTTGGAGATGAATTCATTTACTGTGAGACAAATGGACATTGGACTGTTTCACCAGAGTGTGATG TTATTACCTGTGAAATGCCTCCTACTCCAGACAATGCCGGTCTGGTTTCTATGACTGGAACACAATTTGGACAAACAGTTACCTACCAATGTCTACCTGGTTATACCACTGATGATCCAACATACATAACATGTCAGCTGAATGGAGAGTGGAGTCGTGCTCCCAATTGTACCTTAAGTTCAATAGTAGAAG aaataGATTGTGATGTTGCACCACAGGTAGAAAATGGTAATGTCCTACTTGCTACTGGTACAGAAGCTAAATATACGTGTATATCAGGCTATAAAATGACAGGAGAATCTGTTATAGAGTGTCAATCTAACCAGGAATGGTCAACCCTACCCCAGTGTCACA AAGTAAACTGTGGACCGCCACCGGTAGTGGACAACTCTAAGAGACAAGTATCTGGACAGtcgtataatgatacagttagATATGAATGTGATGTCGGGTATGAAATGACTGGAGATGATACTGTATTATGTCAAGAGACAGGATATTGGACTGTACACCCTGATTGTGAAG AAGTGGCTTGTGGAGTACCTCCAACACTGGACAATGCTGGGTTGGTTTTTATGACTGGAACACAGTATGGCCAGACAGCTACTTACCAATGTCTACCTGGTTACACCACTGATGATCCAACATACATAATATGTCAGTCGAATGGAGAGTGGAGTCGTCTTCTCAACTGCACTCAGAGTTTACTGAAAGTCAAAG GGTTTATCTTCTAG